Part of the Ostrinia nubilalis chromosome 25, ilOstNubi1.1, whole genome shotgun sequence genome is shown below.
TTAAACTTCACCAAAACTTGGCAGTATTGGAGCCATTGGTCCATTTCTCAATTCAGTTGTCAGCAAAATCGACAATAAGCTATTTTCACCACATTAATGTAAGTCTTAAAATTAGCTTTAGAATTTTATAAGTGCCTACTATTCAAatacaaagaaaaaatattttgggtaGGTAGTATCTGTTTGAATAacagataatttaatttaaaaatttgtGTCCGGGTGTGGGCCGGGagacctcctactaggtggacagacgatctggtgaaggtcgcgggaagaacctggatgcgggcagcgcaggatcagtcgttatggaaagccttgggggaggcctttgtccagcagtggacgtcatttggctgaaacgaacgaatgaacgaaaaaATATATAGGTAGGTTAATgtactatgtaggtaggtaggtgtggtacacaatttttaaagttttttttgatgcaattatttatttaatttgtgtattttgaatcaatttcttatttttttcCGAAGAACTGAAAGGTTATTTTAGAAACTTCTATCAGTTAGTTACACGTACCTATTCTACCAAatcttagttaaaataattcGTATTTAAACCAGACTACAACTAGCAAATAAGGAAAAGTTTACAGTCAAAGATGACCCATGCGCAACCGCCAATGCATTTCTGCCTAACGCCATCTCGCCTCTGAGCGCTAGTAATTAACACTACTTCTTTCGCCCGGCCTATTTACCCGGCGCCAAACCCGTAAAGtctgttaaaaaaataagagcCGCCCCAGGCCTCATTCAGGCCTTCCACTTCCTGAAGACAAAAGCCTTTTAAAACTCTTTGGGAGCAGTGAAAAATATACGTAAGGTCACTAGAGCTTAAAGGCGTGCGAGAGAGATCGGCTGCTAGTGACGTGTATAAGAGCGAGCAGGATGGGTGTAtgaaaatcaatttattagGTAGTGACGTCACAGGACGCGCACGCGTAGTCGCCGGTTTCCCGGGATAGGGTTGCTGGTGGAGGGGAAAATTACTCGATTGTTGGGAGTTTTTGGTGCCCGGggaaatgtgtttttttttgtctgaAATAAAATTTGTCTTCCGAAGTATctgaacataaaataataagataTGTTATCTAATTGAAGGAACTCgcctcatatttttttaaagcgaGTTATCAAATCATTGAGATTAAAACTACCTGCCTAAAGTATTGACTATAttgtattaattatattttatttcccTTTTTACAATTTCTCTCTTTTTCAAGTTACCGTCGTATTTCAAGaaacaaataagtaatttttagGAGCCTTCTAACTCtaacatacctacattttatcagaataaattaaaatattgaaataggaAACATTTTAAGAAAAGGTAAGTGTTTTATATCATCGTCTCtcttgcatttaaaataatgcTACCGTTTCAGTATTatggttaaattaaattaaatgaaattaaacatataattattttattaaccaCTACAATTACAAATTCGTTGCAATATTAATCTCATTGCATCAAAGTAAATTATTCAACACAATGTATTAATAACATCGGTAAGATAGAAACTATTACTGGCAACCCCACCGTCTGGGCGCCAGAAATAACGGCACGCGGGCCAGTACGAGCGGCGACGGCCCCGCTAACACTCGCGATGGCGTCGGTAGCCGCGTGGCTGCCGTTCGCCAGAGCCGCGGCCATCGGGTGGGTCCCCATCGCCACCCACCCGCTACCGCCCCCACCCGTCCCCAAAGACAGACGCCGCGCTGAAGACGAAAAACTCCTCATCAACGTCTCCGGACGAAGATTCGAAACATGGCGGAACACCCTCGAAAAATACCCCGACTCGCTACTAGGTTCCACCGAGCGCGAGTTCTTCTACGATGAAGACAGTCGCGAGTACTTCTTCGACAGGGATCCCGATATCTTTAGGCACATACTCAATTATTATAGAACGGGGAAACTGCATTACCCCAAACACGAGTGCTTGACTGGGTACGACGAGGAGTTGGCGTTCTTCGGTATCCTCCCAGATGTTATTGGGGACTGTTGTTATGAGGACTACAGGGATAGGAAAAGGGAGAATGCGGAGAGACTTATGGATGACAAGCTCAGCGAGGCGGGAGACCAAAGCTTGCCCCAGCTGACGGATCTGCGGCAGAAGATGTGGCGGGCGTTCGAGAACCCCCACACGTCGACTGCCGCCTtagtattttattatgtgaCTGGATTTTTCATTGCCGTTTCTGTGATGGCCAATGTGGTGGAGACGGTTCCGTGCGGGCACAGGCCGGGTCGGGCGGGGACCCTGCCGTGTGGTGAGCGGTACAAAATCGTGTTCTTCTGCCTTGACACGGCTTGCGTGATGATTTTCACGGCCGAATACCTCCTTCGGCTGTTCGCGGCGCCGGATCGCTGCAAGTTCGTCCGATCCGTGATGTCGATCATCGATGTGGTCGCTATCCTTCCGTACTACATCGGGCTGGGGATCACGGATAACGACGACGTGTCGGGCGCGTTCGTCACCCTGAGAGTGTTCAGAGTGTTCCGTATCTTCAAGTTCTCGCGGCACTCTCAGGGGCTGAGGATCCTCGGCTACACGCTCAAGTCCTGCGCCAGTGAGCTGGGATTCCTCGTGTTCTcgctggcgatggcgatcatcATCTTCGCGACGGTCATGTTCTACGCGGAGAAGAACGAACAGGACACCAACTTCACATCCATTCCCGCTGCCTTCTGGTACACCATCGTGACGATGACCACTCTCGGGTAAGTGCCTGATTAATTGTCGAAAATTGTTCGCTTGCGGCCAGCGCTGCCACCTGTCGACGCCATTAAAAATTGACGCGGGAAAATAACTGTCATGGCGGCGGTGATTTCCCTCCATAAAAGGTTTAGGGGCTGAAATATTGATGTTGGCTGGTGTTTTAATTCGTTTCATTTGGGTAATGGGGCTGTAGATGGCTGGCCAGCGGTTTAGAGCAAAATGTTTCGTGTCCGGGTCTCGTCAGAGATCAGAGAGCTACAAAATGTTTTACATTCTATTGTTAAAATGGGCGGCCGTTAAACCAATATGGCCTTCGTTAATAATGACAGATGTTTTATTCCCAAGTAATTGATATACAGAAATGGTTTTCACAACGTATATAAAACGTAATTAAGCATTTTTCACAATGTAATAATACGTATTTTGGAGGTTTTCACGTCCCCACCCATGCGATGCTGGAATATAATTTATCGTGTTTTCTTatgaaatgaaatgttttttgtttatctgTGTGTTCTACCAAGATTTGGCCACGGATTTGGCACTTAAAAATGTTATTTCTTAATTCAGTGTGTAAGAAAATCACAGCCCTTTTAAATTAAGTTGTATCAAGAGTTAACGAGAACATTAATGTGTAAAATTTGGGTCAATTGAACGTTTTTGTGTAGACTACACTGTAGAGAATAAGTTGAAACGTCAATTCATTGCTTCGTTACCTGCCAATTGAAGAAATTACCCTCATAGTTATAGAGCGTAGGTAATAATCTAGCTATTATACGATGTCACTCTGTAATAAACACGTTGTCCTATCGATTTTCTGTCAGACCAGCGTTTGCATCGTCCACGAACTCGGTAACttcgagtacctacctaacatgcAAACATTTCAGAACTTCAATACAAAGTGGAGCTTACACAAGCGTCAACCTGAGCTTTCGGAGCTGTGGAAAAAGTTGCTGCAAGCTTCCGAATGAATCTTTGATTGGCAGCACCAGATATTGGTTGCTAACTTTATAGTATCGACAAGGCatgtcttctttttcttcttctacaaacctatacagtgtcagcccaaaactccgctacaagagtggcgttgtcagtagcatttcaatcttcctgcgtgcagttgtttggacACGCAGGGCACAACATCATATTAAGTATGCTTCATCGACGTCGACAAGGCATGTCAAGCTgtacactgtggtatcttatgcTGTTATATTAAGAGCGATTTGGTAAtgataatgtataatttaatgTGCTGGCACTTGTGTTGTGTTATTACTATGTTGTCTGTGGCAAATTAGCATAGGTACTCGTAGATTAGATATTTCGATACCCATCCAATTTAGCAGTCATGGATGATTAACCGTCACATATTCTACGGGTATGATTCATACCGTATGAATGTGTAAAAgttattcaatatttttgttatagaGTAGGTATTTATTCCATATACCGAAATAAGTTTACTGGACGCATCTCTCTGCAGTTCAGTTCACCCAGAGAGGAGTGTTTTATAACGAACCCAACCGAAACAAACCTCGACTGGACCACACTTCATTTGGtggattaattattattacattgaATACTATTTACAAACTAATGTGTGCTTGTATTAGCAAAGTTAGAAGCTAAAACATTATTTCAAATCGAGATCATAACTATCTGAAACATAACCTGATCTAAAAAGGGGATTTTTGAaagcctaatgcccgtttttaccatgaatccctaagttttaagtgacccctatgaaaacaaaattcctgttatatgttaccatagaggtaacttaaaaattagggattgatggtgaaaacgggcataattccaaaaaataaataactacttTAACTTTTGATTACGTTAAAAAATCTGGTAGCGCCACAACGCGTGGTGAAACCACCCTCAAACCTCGACATGCCTAAAACTTACATTCCTCACGTTAAGAACTTTACCACATACAaccataaattattatgtacgtGGAAAAATAACTTTGTTCCAACTTTGTTTCTTGCTCGTGTAACATTAATACGGGCTGTGGTCGGCGAAGTTGCTAATTCAACGCTTATTTGCTTTCACATTGTAAGTTTGTGTTGGTGTTACAGGTTTACTTGGCTTGTAAAAGGTATTTTGATTTTAGGGTTGGTATAAAAACATTGTGTTATTCTTTCCCATGAATTTGCTGGTTGACTACAAGGTATTTTAGTTTTGAAGTTGTACATGACTTAAAAATGATAGTAGTATAGGTACTATCATTTTTGTTGGCAATGGAATATTTGACACCATCTATCTAAATTATAAAGAATAGTAATGCTAAAATAAAAGAACACATCATTCGGGTTCAATCAACCGTAACTCGCAAGTCGATTGACTTGgtaaaatagtgacgtcattgATTGTATTTCTTTATAAGTGTAAATTCATGATAAGGCAAGactatcaaaataataaatataagtagATATGTGACTTAATATGCATTAACGATGACTGCGTATCAAGCTTAACACTAGCTTTTTATAGAGTTGTTTTAAGAGTGATTTTGCAACCAAATACCTATAATCTAAAATAATAAGATACGGGTCTTAAcgtgacgtttattaatgatttATATTATGTCTCACGgtttgacgtttcggctgcgatgcaaATATAATCTTTTGTGCTGTCGTCTCTACACTACATTACCTTCCAAAACTTTCAATCTCATTACCAATTCGACCTTACTAAACATTTCAACTAGTACACAGAATACCATAAACAAACTCATTTCAGTTTGCAGAGCTTTAAGCTTGCGGGCATGTGGAGTTAACTTAATTACATGGAGCTTACCGCCCGCCCCCGGCCGCCACTTAAGCTCGGCCTAACTTGCTAGACGTGTGGATTGGCTGCAGTTTACTAGCGATTGCCGTGACTTTGCTTGTGATGGGATTCGTAATGGAATTTGATAGAATGAATCATGAATCGCGATCATAGGACATACATTTCGGTAGTACCTATTTACGATTATATTGAActatcgggactattcccacctctcgttcctaccactgcaactcctgtgtagctaggatctacagcttgaccgccaacccaaccaatgaaggtcaagtttgtcccgggggaaagttaaactgtcattggacccgcaacgaaattaatcagaagaacataggagttcgaaattaaggttccgctcgcgacttcgtacgcgtggatcccgttttacacccTCCATcttctcagccataggacgtccactgctgaacataggcctcccccaatgttttccatgttgcccggttggtagcggcctgcgaccagcgccttcctgctacctttacgatatcGTCCACCACcttgttttacccccttaggcgtggagtttcgtaaaatccgttcttagtgagcacacatgttctaaaaggaacccccccATGCATAATTCGAGACTGtcagcacttgtagtttctaagatttcgtgatgagtgagtcagcaGTGAggcagtgacctttcgcttttatatagATAGAAGATTGATTTTTACGGACGGTCAAGACCTCTCGTTTATTTGAAACAGTTTTTATGTCAGGGTTTAAGCTAATTTCAAGATTAACATAAGTAATTTAAACGTCAATTGTATGTTTTTCTTTGCATTTTATACAAGTtcttaataaaaatacacaaaatttcATGAAAAAAGAGTAGTAATAAAGCCAGTTTTTCATAAATACGACTTAAACTAATCAACCTTTAAATTTTATGTTTAACTTTAGTTCCCAACTGAACAGTTTATTAACTCAActttataaattatgttttatataCCGTGTACTTAGTATTATGAATGCGAAACAACGCAAACTTAATAAAGAGGTGAACTAACAATCACGAGAAGttcttaattagttaattaactAACTACCACAGGTGTTGCAGTTGGAAATTGTTCCGTTTAAAATCACGACTCCATTTTACAATTGCTTGTTTCAACCTTTGACATTTAAAGTTAAACATGGCCGCGAATAAAGGCCGATCAGATTACATGGGTGATATACATTTCACCAATGATTGTGTTCTAGttaaataggtaattttttgTATACTTTTGTATCTTTTACTATGTTTGATGGTCCATATAATCGGTTAGATATATTTTTATGCACCAATCAATgtgtagatcgtttcatccacgaagacgcgccccaccaatttttggtcgagggaagcgcggggtgcggggagtttgatccgagcaatccgagcgtcattattgtagtgtacgTGTGCACTCATTGATaattttagcgtgtaccgataacactcaaacattcgcggaagaatggtgggacgcgtcttcgtggatgaaacgatctacatCCTTCGAGATTGAAGTCGCTGTAGCACTCATTGATaattttagcgtgtaccgataacactcaaacattcgcggaagaatggtgggacgcgtcttcgtggatgaaacgatctacatCCTTCGAGATTGAAGTCGCTGTAGGTTGCGTCCAGTCTAGGGTAGTACATACATGGACAGCTGTAGTGCTTATTTACGCTTGCCTTGAAGAGGACCAGGTCACGTGTTCGGGAAAAATATCTAtaactttataatttaaaaaaaaactaagagCTTACGAATTACAATAAAACcaacaaaaataattcaaaacaaaggAATAATACAATCTAGCAGAACTCTTTTTCCCTTGCAGCTCTTAATCTTGGTGTCAGACGTCATAAGTGTCTGACAGCATTTTAATTAGTAGCTTCCCAGATATGATACCGttacctgcccccctagacaaaacgcactttttgatcgaatcgaaaatcgaatccgtcaaaactccatacaaaaaaggggcttttcgaccacttttcgactggtttgcgattataatttgcactttgtctagacccattGGACCAATCATGGCCGACATTACCACAGATTATCTTGCTCTAAGATTAGCTCTTGCTTGAGCTTTGAGCTCGAATATGTTCGGATAGAGTTAACATGATTACCTATACCTATAGTGCTCATCTCTAATTACTCCtgctaataataaatactaacccccttactaataaaaagttacacagttgttgaacactaaaatttgacatttccatactaaacgtcactttaaaacactgttcaacgagcgtgtaagttttattagtaagggggtaattGTCCAAGGATATATTATTTGTTTACTCAGATTTTgcgtttacatattttttcagattacctgaaaaattatattgtaaatgtGTTTTCCGTTTCATTGCAATTCTACTACAAACTTAAAATATGCATTTGTCACTGAGAAGAGTgaatatgaaaaaacattaaattCCGAGATTTTCCCACTAATATCATCAATTTCAGGACAGATAACTGAGTTCGCTGTTTCAGTTCTTCCTGCCCTATCTCTAACTCTCCGTATAAGTTGGTATTATAGATAAGATAAGATGGCCCCGTTCTGAACTTTATTAAGTGGCACTATGTCCCGGAAACGGAAGCTGGAACTGTATTGGCCATAGGTATAGACGGCCGAGCCACTTTGTTACTTAtatctagagcagtggttcccaaacttatttagtctactgcccactttgagagttaattatttttagcgccccccatttttgtagtcaagagtcgagctcagtcgatgtctaagagtcctcctagtagatgacgcctcccaagcctctacacaacgtcccgattttttttctgggtctctgacctgcagcgcccacaagggggcgttatcgcccactttgggaaagactgatctagagcattggttcccaaagtgggggcgcgccccccagcgaaggcgcaaagacctttaaaggggggcgtgTGGGCAATCTGTGCACTTAAGTTTTAAAACCTGCGACATTGTTATGATTTTATCAAATGAGTTTTCAtaagattattaatattttgacaTGTTCTCCTATATTAACTTTCACATGCCAGTCATGGCAAGGTAGACTGTAACGAAATTGATtatttaggcccagaacagacggtgaaacgcaactgcaacgaaactgcaactgctagttacttttgagttgcatctgtcaacgtgaaattgtgaactctgtcagtttataatataacgcgttagattgtaaactaacagtgggttaggttaggttagattgtaatttaactacgtcagattataatctgacggaattcacaattttacggtgacacatctaagtttctgccatagcgtccgttgagagaccacacatgacgcgaccagtttgtaactctcagtttcagtttcattcataagaatcatcagaaagttgcagtttcgttgcagttgcgtttcaccgtctgttctgggccttacaaaCATcaaatggacgtgtatttatgtgaataaatgaatttgaatttgaatttgaccgctgagagaatgcattccagactgcgcgatacgaccaataaataatcttgactggaggaggggaacggatttttttgtatggtcgaaagggggcgcgtctcaaacaagtttgggaaccaatgtggTAGAGTCTACAGCTGGTCAAACTCGCAATAAAAGACTAATATCCGCCAATAGGTATTGAACTTTATTGTTTGCAGTATATGGTTTAGGATTTTGTGATAGGTTCAATAGAGTccttttacaagctttatagttgttgcaattcacgaaggcgagtgagctttacatgtgtggtggttCGTTTTTAtacacattacactatcgttatgtgcatgtacacgtacacacacaactaaagctcactcgccttcgtgaattccATAGCTTTCATTCATTACCTATGCTTTTTatccgacttcaaaaaaaggaggttctATTTTACAAGCAACCATTCAAATAATTACATGACTCATAGagaaaactatttattattGACCCATATTTTCACGGTCATTCAGCATAACTGTGATGTTTACGCAAATTGACAATTTCGAAATGCgactgaaaataaacaaacttgTCATGGCAGGCATCGAACCTTGGTCTGAACATTGACCCATATTCGCTTGATCGCTGTCCGAAGCTAAGATTTGTCAAAAATGTTGTGACGTACAAGTGGCTAGCTGTCACAATATTTAACGTAGTTTTTGTTCTTTCGCTTGGCGCTTACAAAAgttattttgactttgttttcgtccacgtaattttaaatttttatcaaaatcggtttggCAGTTTAGGCGTAAAAGTGTAACAGACAAAAACACAGTTACTTTTGCATTCAATATTAGTAGGGAAATAGGAATTCGGTTGCTTATGAGATAACAttgtaaagttttattattatattattttatttatttttattaaaatcaataaaaacaaGTATTTGCGTAAAGACAACAAAACTGTCCATCTGTAAAGGATGTATTTACAAATTACTACAGATGTGTGAGTGATCTATTACTGCAGACAGTTACCTATACTCCAACACTGTATTTTCACAAATACACTATTGGAACCAATGTACAacgaatataataatattaaatagttGGCTTTTAATTTGAGCCAAGTTTGGAGCCAAGCTTGAGCCAATTTGTGGCAGCTACTtgtaaacctagtgggcgtatCGGTTTCAGCGTTCTACGTAAATGATGTCATTAAGCATTATCGCCCCAATGGACATAGGCAGGAGTAGGTGTGAAGGGATACCTTGTTTTTTGAATGaaagttcattcgttcgttcgtttcagctgaaagacgtccactgctggacaaagacctcccccaaggatttccacaaagaccggtcctgcgccgctcgcatccaggcacctcccgcgaccctccccagatcgtcggtccacctagtgggaggcctgcccacgctacctcttccagctcgtggtcgccactcaagaactttcctgctaTATTTGCCTCTACGAGCTATTGTGCCccgtccactgccacttgattttagcgatacTGCGGGCTATGAAAGAAAGTTAAAGTATTTCGATGCAAGTACACGATAAAGTAACAAGTAATACTACTTTTGCATGATCTTACGAGTAAGtggtctgtgattggttcgtgtgcatTCCTACATGTATCCACGcgctctgtgagacctcacagtaatgttttgaatacgggcgttatttacCACACGATTCGTTCAACTGTCAATTTAATTTGTGTTTTCGTGTCAAATAAaggtttttctttctttctttcaaagaaCTAACCACGGAAGTTCAATCATGCAATTTTGGTCGTTGGACTCAtaagctctattcaatgctgtgcgttcgatttgctgcttcacttaagcaatcatcgtttatgttatacatattatatacaGGCGTTATATTCTGTTTCAAGTGGGCCTACCGCATCATCTTACGCTGTCGTCTCACAAATGCTCTTAAATCTATTTCTGTCGGGTTTGTTTATAACACTAAACTCTTTATTCGCGGCTTGGCAGTCCATTCATGCTTGGCTCGTGGGATTTCGTTGTTTACTCTACACGTTGACTGTGGGTGGGCTTTTGACAGGTCTTAGCAAAATAGTAAACGCCACTGCACGAGTTGTCTAAACTATTGCGAATACTATGCCATGAAGTGTAGTAGTATGAATAAGCATACCTTTATTGCTTTGCTATCTTCTTTTACATAGAATTTACATAGATTGATGGCCAGAATTGACGGCCCattgggcagcaaggttctggagttaAGGCTacgtaccagaaaacgcaggAACGACCTCAAAAAGGTAGctggaaggcactggatgcaggctgctatcaaccatgcgatgtggaagtcattgggggaggcctatgttcagcgatGGACGATCttcttgaggtcgtcggtccatcgagcagGTGGTCGTCTTCGCCACGTTTGCCGAAACTTAGTCTCCATTGGATGGAGAGCTCGTTTACTGCACGTATGGCCGGCCCAATGCCTCTTTTTTtaatcaatgagggttttcgcgtatgaaaaatccgccagatggcaatacgtagacgcgaggtccaaatgctgcatgattggttatttttgacatgacattgacagatatgtcaaaatccaccaatcatgcagcagtcagaccccacatccacgtcccgccatctagcggatttttcatacgcgaaaaccctcattggcctgcatctcacttgaaggaaagtgatgatcaggccgaaggtgaaagcgattcactcggaatcctcaaccacagaagaaCTGTCTATCTTACCTGCAACAAGTGCCAAAACATAACAATGCTGTTCACATTGttgttatacataaaaatatatgacGATGGCGAAGATGATAGTTGATAGCTAGATTTTGAACAAATCCTACTAGCCAATCCGTTTACAGGGAGGTAATAcgtttcttaaatattatttcttgcTTCGAAGGGCACGTATACGAGTACCAGCTGCTACACCCTGCGATAGATGATCACGTTTTATGTGTGTAACGTGTCGTATCTTGCGccctaataaataatgtatacctCTTAGTATGTTAATAggaaatctttatattttatttcaagtgAAAGTATCTTACCTTGATTAGAAGAAAACCTTTAAGAATACAGAGTATAGAGTAAGAGATGTGTTGGTAGAATTTAAAAAGTGAATTTGATGTTTTGATACTAACCgacggcttcgtccgcgtgaaatttagtttgtcacatatcgtcataaattatagcctatgttttattctggtttataaacaataatactgtaaagtttcatcaaaatccgttcagtagtttttgcgtgaaagagtaacaaacaagcatttattagtaggataggtcTCTCCCATCCGTCTCTGTAAACGTGGGGAGTGTAAACCAACCTCTAGTTGTCTCTCCTCTAGTAAAGTAGCCTCTCTAGTTTAATAGAAGTAAATGGACGTCATGCTCTTGCAGTAAagactaaatgacttgatgatgatgcaTCATCATCTATAAATATAACATTCACACTGCCAATGGGGTTTTTTCCGTGACCTGTTAGCGTTTTGCCAATAATATTTATCCAAAAAGTGATTAAAAACACGGAATC
Proteins encoded:
- the LOC135084310 gene encoding potassium voltage-gated channel protein Shal isoform X2, which codes for MASVAAWLPFARAAAIGWVPIATHPLPPPPVPKDRRRAEDEKLLINVSGRRFETWRNTLEKYPDSLLGSTEREFFYDEDSREYFFDRDPDIFRHILNYYRTGKLHYPKHECLTGYDEELAFFGILPDVIGDCCYEDYRDRKRENAERLMDDKLSEAGDQSLPQLTDLRQKMWRAFENPHTSTAALVFYYVTGFFIAVSVMANVVETVPCGHRPGRAGTLPCGERYKIVFFCLDTACVMIFTAEYLLRLFAAPDRCKFVRSVMSIIDVVAILPYYIGLGITDNDDVSGAFVTLRVFRVFRIFKFSRHSQGLRILGYTLKSCASELGFLVFSLAMAIIIFATVMFYAEKNEQDTNFTSIPAAFWYTIVTMTTLGYGDMVPGTIAGKIVGGVCSLSGVLVIALPVPVIVSNFSRIYHQNQRADKRKAQRKARLARIRIAKASSGAAFVSKKKAAEARLAAQESGVELDDAGRDEDIFELQHHHLLRCLERTTIGPSDLPASHLSRLQEDSDSSQDKVWTAVYRPGVRGDGEPLQRGSKAAGVPLPSRVARALRARARSSGVLRALRLLPAEVPASMRQIHSGWQHGSGEPDWCCHGWDLFSGSIFLGPVH
- the LOC135084310 gene encoding potassium voltage-gated channel protein Shal isoform X3, whose amino-acid sequence is MASVAAWLPFARAAAIGWVPIATHPLPPPPVPKDRRRAEDEKLLINVSGRRFETWRNTLEKYPDSLLGSTEREFFYDEDSREYFFDRDPDIFRHILNYYRTGKLHYPKHECLTGYDEELAFFGILPDVIGDCCYEDYRDRKRENAERLMDDKLSEAGDQSLPQLTDLRQKMWRAFENPHTSTAALVFYYVTGFFIAVSVMANVVETVPCGHRPGRAGTLPCGERYKIVFFCLDTACVMIFTAEYLLRLFAAPDRCKFVRSVMSIIDVVAILPYYIGLGITDNDDVSGAFVTLRVFRVFRIFKFSRHSQGLRILGYTLKSCASELGFLVFSLAMAIIIFATVMFYAEKNEQDTNFTSIPAAFWYTIVTMTTLGYGDMVPGTIAGKIVGGVCSLSGVLVIALPVPVIVSNFSRIYHQNQRADKRKAQRKARLARIRIAKASSGAAFVSKKKAAEARLAAQESGVELDDAGRDEDIFELQHHHLLRCLERTTIGPSDLPASHLSRLQEDSDSSQDKVWTAVYRPGVRGDGEPLQRGSKAAGVPLPSRVARALRARARSSGVLRALRLLPAEVPGPAFRLE
- the LOC135084310 gene encoding potassium voltage-gated channel protein Shal isoform X1 translates to MASVAAWLPFARAAAIGWVPIATHPLPPPPVPKDRRRAEDEKLLINVSGRRFETWRNTLEKYPDSLLGSTEREFFYDEDSREYFFDRDPDIFRHILNYYRTGKLHYPKHECLTGYDEELAFFGILPDVIGDCCYEDYRDRKRENAERLMDDKLSEAGDQSLPQLTDLRQKMWRAFENPHTSTAALVFYYVTGFFIAVSVMANVVETVPCGHRPGRAGTLPCGERYKIVFFCLDTACVMIFTAEYLLRLFAAPDRCKFVRSVMSIIDVVAILPYYIGLGITDNDDVSGAFVTLRVFRVFRIFKFSRHSQGLRILGYTLKSCASELGFLVFSLAMAIIIFATVMFYAEKNEQDTNFTSIPAAFWYTIVTMTTLGYGDMVPGTIAGKIVGGVCSLSGVLVIALPVPVIVSNFSRIYHQNQRADKRKAQRKARLARIRIAKASSGAAFVSKKKAAEARLAAQESGVELDDAGRDEDIFELQHHHLLRCLERTTIGPSDLPASHLSRLQEDSDSSQDKDREFVEMENPFNGAAKRPGSPSPLASPAHSGRAPALLACCARCGCCPQKYQVLLLDSSRKSRLKGARRYTATSRPSDTSVSAAPSEDPLPQACGKYIPAGSTVQGNQTGVAMDGTYLVEASF